A genomic stretch from Thalassophryne amazonica chromosome 18, fThaAma1.1, whole genome shotgun sequence includes:
- the LOC117531161 gene encoding translational activator of cytochrome c oxidase 1, with product MAGSAVLGTLRTLVPIDSVLSRWNSAPIRRLQLCSALYAGHNKWSKVKHIKGPKDEERSKKFCKLSMLIRLAVREGGPNPSLNANLAHILEQCRSHSMPKASVETAIKNAEKAKLPTHHLYEARGPGGCSLLIEVLTENNPVTQSEIKRLLLRNGALFSDGVRHNFTKRALVLVQGQDITAERALDLAIEAGAEDVQETQDEEEQRLLQFICQATDVYRVRNSLAELGMQINFAGVEFTPRTYTFLDDTQLEACATLIETISNRPDVIRVWDNIQVES from the exons ATGGCGGGATCAGCCGTTCTCGGGACTTTACGGACTCTGGTTCCGATCGACTCCGTCCTGTCGCGTTGGAACAGCGCCCCCATCAGGAGGCTTCAGCTGTGCTCCGCCTTATATGCAGGTCACAATaagtggtcaaaggtcaagcacATTAAGGGCCCCAAAGATGAGGAGCGCTCCAAGAAGTTTTGCAAACTTTCTATGCTTATAAGGTTAGCTGTGAGAG AGGGTGGACCCAACCCAAGTTTGAATGCAAACTTAGCCCACATACTGGAGCAATGCCGAAGCCACAGCATGCCGAAAGCGTCGGTAGAAACTGCGATCAAAAATGCG GAAAAGGCTAAATTACCGACCCACCATTTGTATGAAGCTCGGGGGCCCGGTGGGTGTTCGTTGCTGATCGAGGTCCTGACTGAAAACAACCCTGTCACCCAGAGCGAAATCAAACGCCTGCTTCTCAGAAATGG AGCCTTGTTTTCAGACGGCGTCCGCCATAACTTCACCAAGAGGGCCTTGGTTTTGGTGCAGGGTCAGGACATCACGGCTGAGCGTGCCTTGGACTTGGCCATTGAAGCAGGAGCCGAGGATGTCCAGGAGACTCAGGATGAGGAGGAACAGCGCCTACTGCAG tttatttgccaggcgACAGACGTGTACCGGGTCCGGAACTCCCTGGCAGAGCTGGGAATGCAAATTAACTTTGCCGGAGTGGAGTTCACGCCCCGCACCTACACATTTTTGGACGACACCCAGCTGGAAGCCTGCGCAACACTAATTGAGACGATCAGTAACCGTCCAGATGTGATCCGAGTGTGGGACAACATTCAAGTTGAGAGCTGA